ACTTCAAGGATGGGGACAAGCCTTCGAAAAGAAGATGGAGGCAAAAGTAATAAGTGATTGTCCAATGTGTATTCAGATTTATCCGTCAGGGCGTCAACATAGACTTTTTCATCCGATATCACTGTAATGAGCTCCTGAAGCACAGAATCATTTTCATTCTGAAAACAATGCAGCACCGGGTCATATATAAATGAAAGGGACACTTGGGCAGGCTTTCCTTCTTTAACTCGCTTCAGGAAATCCCGGACATTCGCCACATTGAAAGAACCGATTTTCATTTCCAGTCCTAACATATATTGATCCGTTCCCATCCATACCGGTTTACATGTAAATTCCGCTTCAAGCATCTTTCTTTTCTCAAAGTGGCGCTGATGACCGCTTTTGCGTACAGGCTGATTATTGAAAAGGGTCAGCAAGCCTTCTGACAACTTCTTATTGGCTGAAGCATCAGAGCTGTCTGCATTTAGGCCCTCAGGAATCGTCCCATCTCGCTGATGGTCGTAAACCGACAGCAGGACGGCTGCAATATGCTGGCAATCCCTTTGGAAGGAAGCTAGCGTAGGACAGCTGCATTTCGTCCGGAACCCCCCGACAGCATCCGCTTCAATCGTGACATGGAAGTCTTCCTTTCCTTTGACCGTTGCTTCACACCCATCAGGAAGATAACTTTCAAATGTCACTTTATTGGCACGATGAAAAGCTTCCCCTCTTTTGTAGGAGACGGCCCCGCACATGTCTTTTATGATTTTTTGATTCAATTTGATATCCAAATTGCCGCCCTCCTTCCGAGGTTTTTTGTTTTAGTGATTTTACATTCTGCCGAAAAATAAGCTCATTTTATCATCATACTATGAAATAGGTTTACGAGGTTGTAAAAAAGCAAAAAGACAAACTCCCACATTCGGAGTTCATCTCTATTTCAGCACCGGGAATTTGCAGTCATTGTTGTCCTTTCGTGTTGCCTTTCTTTTTTTTTCGATAAAAGAAGCTGAACAAAAGGAATACAAGAAGAATGAGAAAAAGGATAATTTCTGCAGGGTCCTTTACCAAAAATGGGTTAAAGGCATGCTTGATTGAATTATCCAAATCAAATCCCATTAATATATCCATACCTAAGGTTATGACCACTAAAGGGGCTAGGATCAAAACTGTAATGCCAAAGAGTTTCATTTCTCATCAATTCCACCTTTTAGGAACTTATTTTGGTGCTTGTCTTCCTTTTTTTCGATTCTTAAAAAAGGCAATGATCAAGAGAAGCAAAGGGATGATCACCTGAAATGGCAGATGGATGTAATGTGGTACGGCACCTAATCCTTCATTTATATGTTCCGTATAACTGCTTGCGATAATGATCGAGATCAATAAAATGATCATGCCAACAGGGTAAGCAAGTTTGGAGGGCTGTTTAACATTGAAAATATTCGCCGTACCCGTTACCGCTACATAAGTAAATACACTTAGCTTGATGAACCCGCCAATCATCAACAAAAATAAGAAGTACACATCGAGACGTTCAAGAAAGCCAGCGACCTCTATGGACTGGATGAGGGTAAGAATAGGGTATTGTGAACGTGTTGTAAGGTCCACGCCAAGTACAGCAACATTCACGGCCATTATTATCGCGAGAAAAATACCGCTTGTCGCCAAGCTCCCTATCCCGATTTTTTTCAATCGCTGAGGTTCTTTCAAATAAGGAAAAATCATTAAAAACACTATGACCTCGCCAAATGGAAAGAATACGATTTTAGTGAAACCCATTTTCATCATCTCTGTCCCGCTGATTTCAAAAATGGGTTTTAAGTTGTTTAAATGGATCATGCCTGAAGCAATAATTAGAAGCATGAAGGTCATTAAAAGTAAATTCTCCAAGACAAAGAATAGTTCCCCGGTCCTCACCAATACTTCTACCCCTTTACGGACCGTATATACCACGACTGACATGAATACAGCGTTCGCAAAAAATAACGGAATATGAGGATAGGCAAAAGTAAGCAGTGTATCTCCGAAATCCCTCAGCACCCTCGCAGAAAGATAGATGAAATAAAGGATGTATAGAAAAGCTACTATACTGCCTAGAAAATTCCCCAATATCTGTTTTACAAACTCTGTTAACAGCTGATCAGGGTAGTATTGAAAAAGGCCATAATAAATGAAAAATAATAAAAATCCGCCTATCATCGCAATAAGGATGACTAACCAAGCAGCCTGCTTGGCTTCACCTGCAAGCGGAACCAAAAGTGCACTGCCCATTTCAAACAGGAAAATAAGGACGAACAGCTGGTAAGCGCTGATTTTTGCCTTTTCCATGAGGATGCCACTTCCTTTCCATTATTGATCATTCTTTTTTAAATTCGAAAGATACGGCTTATTACGTAATCCAGTACGGCGAATGAAAGTTTCTGCCTGCACATCTACTTCCAGTTCAGGAAAAGAAACATCGTCCCAGTTTTTTTCGATTTTCTTCCATTCTTTAGGGTGGTTTTCGTGCATGATTTCACCAAAGCCAAAAATATCGGATTTATTTTTTTGTGCCCGAACGACCGCATCTTCCATCTCCTTCTTTAATTTCTTGGCTAACTTCTTTTCAATATCTATCAGAACATGCGTATCGGTTAGATTCAAAGGAACATTCACCTCCCGGATATCCCCTTCTGCACGGACCTTTATAAATACCTTAGGTTTTCCATTTTCCATTTTCACCGAAACGTTGGTTTTTTGACGAATCACCTGATAGGTGACTGCGTCTTTTTTACCCTCCCAATCAATATTTAACTGGGTACTTTTGATCCTATCCAATACCCACATTGACCCTATTGCCTTATTGCCATCCAGCCAGTCAATCAATTTTCCATCTTTAAAAACACCTATCCCTGCTGCATTAGGGTTTGCCTCAATATCCGAGGACATGGTATTCT
This sequence is a window from Brevibacillus sp. JNUCC-41. Protein-coding genes within it:
- a CDS encoding GerAB/ArcD/ProY family transporter; its protein translation is MEKAKISAYQLFVLIFLFEMGSALLVPLAGEAKQAAWLVILIAMIGGFLLFFIYYGLFQYYPDQLLTEFVKQILGNFLGSIVAFLYILYFIYLSARVLRDFGDTLLTFAYPHIPLFFANAVFMSVVVYTVRKGVEVLVRTGELFFVLENLLLMTFMLLIIASGMIHLNNLKPIFEISGTEMMKMGFTKIVFFPFGEVIVFLMIFPYLKEPQRLKKIGIGSLATSGIFLAIIMAVNVAVLGVDLTTRSQYPILTLIQSIEVAGFLERLDVYFLFLLMIGGFIKLSVFTYVAVTGTANIFNVKQPSKLAYPVGMIILLISIIIASSYTEHINEGLGAVPHYIHLPFQVIIPLLLLIIAFFKNRKKGRQAPK